A stretch of Aeromicrobium tamlense DNA encodes these proteins:
- a CDS encoding Ig-like domain-containing protein has product MDQNTQSGESMRTSPARRSLGLLAVLALLSVAALVAPGFSSAAFTSTTDSTATVTASPDWTPPTVTVTSPGTAVQGTVTVAAEASDSGLGVKDVTLEYSVVGSGTWTAMCTDTTAPYSCAWNTAALADGRYDLRARATDLAGYETTSDAVRTAVANKLLVVMNDPGDTVRGTVQLSAAAFNTGSLSHTVRIQYRLAGASTWSTACSNLAAPYTCSWSSAAVTSGDYEFRAVLTAGTTTTTSEIVTDVTVDNVAPTVTMTDPGSPLSGTRTFAATAADAHSGVATVEIQYAASGTSTWKSLCTVEAEPWSCRAATNDLANGTYSFRAIATDEAGNATTSAAVANRVVDNTVSSVSLNDPGVLLSRTATLSAVASSTAGVTSVRIQYVPTGGSTWTDVCTDTTSPYSCTWDTTKVASAVYDLRAVLLDGSGRTTISALETVPVDNSPLAGADVQTTNGSGSIAGQPGANDTVTFTYTAQVNPASIMAGWNGTSTNVQVRLRDGNVPALLRGSKGDTLDVMNGSTVLGLGSVNLKGDYVRFLRTVSINATMTAGTVTVNGLERTVVTLKLGTFASGKAGDLKTSTTAAAMVWTPSSAATDLSGNRCSTTNVTETGTADKDF; this is encoded by the coding sequence ATGGACCAGAACACCCAGTCAGGAGAGTCGATGCGCACGTCCCCCGCGCGCCGTTCCCTCGGTCTGCTGGCAGTTCTGGCCCTCCTGTCCGTCGCTGCGCTCGTCGCTCCCGGCTTCTCCTCGGCCGCCTTCACCTCCACCACCGACAGCACCGCCACCGTCACGGCCTCGCCCGACTGGACGCCGCCCACGGTCACGGTCACGTCCCCCGGCACCGCGGTGCAGGGCACGGTCACCGTCGCCGCCGAGGCCTCGGACTCCGGTCTGGGCGTCAAGGACGTCACTCTCGAGTACAGCGTGGTCGGATCGGGTACCTGGACCGCGATGTGCACCGACACGACGGCCCCGTACTCCTGCGCGTGGAACACCGCCGCGCTCGCGGACGGCCGCTACGACCTGCGTGCGCGTGCCACCGACCTCGCCGGCTACGAGACGACCTCGGACGCGGTCCGCACGGCCGTGGCCAACAAGCTCCTCGTCGTCATGAACGACCCGGGCGACACCGTGCGCGGCACGGTCCAGCTCTCGGCCGCCGCGTTCAACACGGGCAGCCTGAGCCACACCGTCCGCATCCAGTACCGCCTCGCCGGAGCGTCCACGTGGTCCACCGCGTGCTCGAACCTGGCCGCCCCCTACACGTGCTCGTGGAGCTCCGCGGCCGTCACGTCCGGCGACTACGAGTTCCGTGCCGTGCTCACCGCCGGCACCACCACGACGACCTCCGAGATCGTCACGGACGTCACCGTCGACAACGTCGCCCCCACCGTGACGATGACCGACCCCGGCTCGCCGCTCAGCGGCACGCGCACCTTCGCCGCCACGGCCGCGGACGCTCACTCCGGCGTGGCCACGGTGGAGATCCAGTACGCCGCGTCGGGCACGTCCACGTGGAAGTCGCTCTGCACGGTCGAGGCCGAGCCGTGGTCCTGCCGCGCCGCCACGAACGACCTCGCCAACGGCACCTACTCCTTCCGTGCGATCGCCACCGACGAGGCCGGCAACGCCACCACGTCCGCCGCCGTCGCGAACCGCGTCGTCGACAACACCGTCTCCTCGGTCTCGCTCAACGACCCGGGCGTCCTGCTGAGCCGTACGGCCACGCTGTCGGCGGTCGCCAGCTCCACGGCCGGCGTGACCTCGGTGCGGATCCAGTACGTCCCCACCGGCGGCTCGACCTGGACCGACGTCTGCACCGACACGACCTCGCCGTACTCCTGCACGTGGGACACCACGAAGGTCGCCAGCGCGGTCTACGACCTGCGCGCGGTCCTGCTGGACGGCTCGGGCCGCACCACGATCTCGGCCCTGGAGACGGTCCCGGTCGACAACAGCCCGCTCGCCGGCGCCGACGTCCAGACCACCAACGGATCGGGCAGCATCGCGGGTCAGCCGGGCGCCAACGACACCGTCACGTTCACCTACACCGCGCAGGTCAACCCGGCGTCGATCATGGCCGGCTGGAACGGGACGAGCACGAACGTCCAGGTCCGCCTGCGCGACGGCAACGTGCCGGCCCTGCTGCGCGGCAGCAAGGGCGACACGCTCGACGTCATGAACGGCAGCACGGTGCTCGGCCTGGGCTCGGTGAACCTCAAGGGCGACTACGTCCGGTTCCTGCGCACCGTCAGCATCAACGCGACGATGACGGCCGGCACGGTCACGGTGAACGGGCTCGAGCGCACGGTCGTCACGCTCAAGCTGGGCACGTTCGCCAGCGGCAAGGCCGGCGACCTCAAGACCAGCACCACCGCGGCGGCCATGGTCTGGACGCCGAGCAGCGCGGCCACCGACCTCTCGGGCAACCGATGCTCCACCACCAACGTCACCGAGACCGGCACCGCCGACAAGGACTTCTGA
- a CDS encoding response regulator transcription factor — translation MATRVLVVEDDDKIAPPLVRTLEREGYDVERVAEGLAAVDRIAVGDVELVLLDLGLPDIDGLEVCRRAREGGYHGGIIILTARDGELDRVVGLDVGADDYLAKPFALAELLARARALLRRSAAPVAAEAAAPAAPASSGLRVDTAARRTWVGDAEVSMTSKEFDVLVLLDEVRGAVVTRERLTNEVWDENWFGSTKMVDATVGRLRQKLEEAGAPVQIANVRGVGFRLEDQPGA, via the coding sequence GTGGCCACCCGTGTGCTGGTCGTCGAGGACGACGACAAGATCGCCCCGCCCCTCGTCCGCACGCTGGAGCGTGAGGGCTACGACGTCGAGCGCGTCGCGGAGGGCCTCGCGGCCGTCGACCGCATCGCCGTCGGGGACGTCGAGCTCGTGCTGCTCGACCTCGGCCTGCCGGACATCGACGGGCTCGAGGTCTGCCGTCGTGCCCGCGAGGGCGGGTACCACGGCGGCATCATCATCCTGACCGCCCGCGACGGCGAACTCGACCGCGTCGTGGGTCTCGACGTGGGCGCCGACGACTACCTCGCGAAGCCGTTCGCGCTGGCCGAGCTGCTGGCTCGCGCGCGGGCGCTGCTGCGCCGCAGTGCCGCTCCGGTCGCGGCCGAGGCTGCGGCGCCCGCCGCCCCCGCCAGCTCGGGGCTGCGGGTCGACACCGCCGCGCGACGCACGTGGGTGGGCGACGCCGAGGTCTCGATGACGTCCAAGGAGTTCGACGTCCTCGTCCTGCTCGACGAGGTGCGCGGCGCCGTCGTCACCCGCGAGCGCCTCACGAACGAGGTGTGGGACGAGAACTGGTTCGGCTCGACGAAGATGGTCGACGCGACGGTGGGCCGCCTGCGGCAGAAGCTCGAGGAGGCCGGCGCGCCGGTGCAGATCGCCAACGTGCGCGGCGTCGGATTCCGGCTGGAGGACCAGCCCGGTGCGTGA
- a CDS encoding ATP-binding protein has protein sequence MRERLIVALVGMTAAMLALYGIPRAYMLADLVTTYEERKIERAADQLAVVVDERRKNESPVDEAFLGGFLSEAETLTYEPDDGPTVVAGPTPDPADDIVEERALADGGTLTLSRSRDLIDRRISEALVPLILIGLSLTVVAAGFGYVLARRLSRPFGELAEAADRLGTGRFDVDPPHYSIPEAEAIGDALRSSSKRLGELVRREREFASNASHQLRTPITALRLELEDLALWPQTPPEVAEELNRYLPELDRLSSAIDELLGLARGLRLGDAVDVDLNELVADVVERWQPQVEALGHDVNHDDRGPVPARVVPGPVVQILDVLIENAASHGVGPITVSARDAGAYVEIVVGDSGRRTFGNEIFSRGTSRKDGDTGGLGLTIAADLATTMGGYLKLTEDELTTFELMLPGRND, from the coding sequence GTGCGTGAGCGGCTGATCGTGGCGCTGGTGGGCATGACCGCGGCGATGCTCGCGCTCTACGGCATTCCGCGCGCGTACATGCTCGCCGACCTCGTGACCACCTACGAGGAGCGCAAGATCGAGCGGGCCGCGGACCAGCTGGCCGTGGTGGTCGACGAGCGACGCAAGAACGAGTCGCCCGTCGACGAGGCGTTCCTCGGCGGCTTCCTCAGCGAGGCCGAGACGCTGACCTACGAGCCGGACGACGGCCCCACGGTCGTGGCGGGCCCGACGCCCGACCCAGCCGACGACATCGTCGAGGAGCGCGCCCTGGCCGACGGCGGCACGCTGACGCTCTCGCGGTCGCGCGACCTCATCGACCGACGGATCTCCGAGGCCCTCGTCCCGCTCATCCTCATCGGCCTGAGCCTGACCGTCGTCGCCGCGGGATTCGGCTACGTGCTGGCGCGCCGGCTCTCGCGCCCCTTCGGCGAGCTGGCCGAGGCCGCCGACCGGCTCGGCACCGGACGCTTCGACGTCGACCCGCCGCACTACTCGATCCCGGAGGCCGAGGCGATCGGCGACGCCCTGCGCAGCAGCTCGAAGCGGCTCGGCGAGCTCGTCCGGCGTGAGCGCGAGTTCGCCTCGAACGCCTCGCACCAGCTGCGCACCCCGATCACGGCGCTGCGCCTGGAGCTCGAGGACCTCGCTCTGTGGCCGCAGACGCCGCCCGAGGTGGCCGAGGAGCTCAACCGCTACCTGCCCGAGCTCGACCGCCTCAGCAGCGCGATCGACGAGCTGCTGGGCCTGGCCCGCGGCCTGCGCCTGGGCGACGCGGTGGACGTCGACCTCAACGAGCTGGTGGCCGACGTGGTCGAGCGCTGGCAGCCGCAGGTGGAGGCCCTCGGTCACGACGTCAACCACGACGACCGCGGCCCCGTGCCGGCGCGGGTCGTCCCTGGCCCGGTCGTGCAGATCCTCGACGTGCTCATCGAGAACGCCGCGAGCCACGGCGTCGGCCCCATCACGGTGTCGGCCCGCGACGCGGGCGCGTACGTCGAGATCGTCGTCGGCGACAGCGGTCGCCGCACGTTCGGGAACGAGATCTTCAGCCGCGGCACCAGCCGCAAGGACGGAGACACCGGCGGCCTCGGCCTGACGATCGCGGCCGACCTCGCCACCACGATGGGCGGCTACCTCAAGCTGACCGAGGACGAGCTCACGACGTTCGAGCTCATGCTGCCCGGCCGCAACGACTGA
- a CDS encoding adenylyltransferase/cytidyltransferase family protein has product MTTVLTYGTFDLFHIGHLRLLERLSSMGDRLVVGVSTDDFNAGKGKSTVVPYADRAAIVGAIKGVDQVLPEESWEQKRSDIVEHGVDLFVMGDDWTGKFDDLSDLCRVEYLPRTKGISTTGLKEMLRVLDPGHIEEMQDALGVLSRLLDHYRDLT; this is encoded by the coding sequence GTGACGACCGTCCTGACGTACGGAACCTTCGACCTCTTCCACATCGGCCACCTGCGGCTGCTGGAGCGCCTCTCCTCGATGGGCGACCGGCTCGTCGTGGGGGTCTCCACCGACGACTTCAACGCCGGCAAGGGCAAGAGCACCGTGGTGCCCTACGCCGACCGGGCCGCGATCGTCGGTGCGATCAAGGGCGTCGACCAGGTGCTGCCCGAGGAGTCGTGGGAGCAGAAGCGCAGCGACATCGTCGAGCACGGCGTCGACCTGTTCGTGATGGGCGACGACTGGACGGGCAAGTTCGACGACCTGTCCGACCTGTGCCGTGTCGAGTACCTGCCCCGCACGAAGGGCATCTCGACGACGGGCCTCAAGGAGATGCTGCGGGTGCTCGATCCCGGGCACATCGAGGAGATGCAGGACGCGCTCGGCGTCCTCTCGCGCCTGCTCGACCACTACCGCGACCTGACCTGA
- a CDS encoding CoA-binding protein, which yields MTSWQDPDAVSLMLDDLETWAVVGLSTNTSRTAYSIAQLLQRRGKRIVPIHPDAPTVLGEQGYATLADVPFPIDVVDVFRRSEDAGPFADQAVEVGAKAVWFQLGVVDEAAFERTIAAGVPMVMDTCPAIEWNRRAR from the coding sequence ATGACCTCGTGGCAGGATCCGGACGCCGTCTCGCTCATGCTCGACGACCTCGAGACGTGGGCCGTGGTGGGCTTGTCGACCAACACCTCGCGCACCGCGTACTCGATCGCGCAGCTGCTGCAGCGGCGGGGCAAGCGCATCGTGCCGATCCATCCCGACGCGCCCACGGTGCTGGGGGAGCAGGGCTACGCCACGCTCGCCGACGTGCCGTTCCCGATCGACGTGGTCGACGTGTTCCGCCGCTCCGAGGACGCCGGGCCGTTCGCCGACCAGGCCGTCGAGGTCGGCGCCAAGGCCGTGTGGTTCCAGCTGGGCGTCGTCGACGAGGCGGCGTTCGAGCGCACGATCGCGGCGGGCGTGCCGATGGTGATGGACACCTGCCCGGCGATCGAGTGGAACCGCCGAGCCCGCTAG
- a CDS encoding LCP family protein: MTDAPDATRRPGSRASNRRSFRQRHPMVVWSVVLIVLLPLVGGAAYAFNLKRKLDDVETVKLNPQSEPDPDEGRALNILLLGSDKGEPQEGQSKNTTISEDAASGDWPNGKYRSDTLMVVHIPADRKKVYLVSLPRDSFVPIYDENGKTTHSEKINAAFSAGGPLGAINTVENLTGLKMDHLAIIDWEGFKDLSSAVGGVEVTIPQSFYDPKQKVQWDAGTQTLEGKKALAYVRTRYGLVGGDFDRIKRQQNFMRSLMGKMLSSGVTTSPTRLTRTVTALTENLTVDEGWSGTAMAKLAVSLRGVRTDDVTFMTAPVQGTDTDPTYGSIVVLQQDKMSELFTALSRDRMAQYLEKYPDDVLPDPEDVN, from the coding sequence GTGACCGACGCCCCCGACGCGACCCGGCGACCCGGATCGCGAGCGTCGAACCGTCGTTCCTTCCGCCAGCGCCACCCGATGGTCGTCTGGTCGGTCGTGCTCATCGTGCTGCTGCCGCTGGTCGGCGGCGCCGCCTACGCCTTCAACCTCAAGCGCAAGCTCGACGACGTCGAGACCGTGAAGCTGAACCCCCAGAGCGAGCCCGACCCCGACGAGGGCCGCGCGCTCAACATCCTGCTGCTCGGCTCGGACAAGGGCGAGCCGCAGGAGGGGCAGTCGAAGAACACCACGATCTCCGAGGACGCCGCGTCGGGCGACTGGCCCAACGGCAAGTACCGCAGCGACACGCTCATGGTCGTGCACATCCCGGCCGACCGGAAGAAGGTCTACCTCGTCTCGCTGCCGCGCGACTCGTTCGTGCCGATCTACGACGAGAACGGCAAGACGACCCACTCGGAGAAGATCAACGCCGCGTTCAGCGCCGGCGGCCCGCTCGGCGCGATCAACACGGTGGAGAACCTCACCGGCCTGAAGATGGACCACCTGGCGATCATCGACTGGGAGGGCTTCAAGGACCTCTCGTCGGCCGTCGGCGGCGTCGAGGTGACCATCCCCCAGTCGTTCTACGACCCCAAGCAGAAGGTGCAGTGGGACGCCGGCACGCAGACGCTCGAGGGCAAGAAGGCCCTCGCATACGTGCGCACCCGCTACGGCCTCGTCGGCGGCGACTTCGACCGCATCAAGCGCCAGCAGAACTTCATGCGCTCGCTGATGGGCAAGATGCTCAGCTCGGGCGTCACCACCAGCCCGACGCGACTCACCCGGACCGTCACCGCGCTCACCGAGAACCTCACGGTGGACGAGGGCTGGTCGGGCACCGCGATGGCCAAGCTGGCGGTGTCGCTGCGCGGCGTCCGCACCGACGACGTCACCTTCATGACGGCTCCGGTGCAGGGCACCGACACCGATCCCACCTACGGCAGCATCGTCGTCCTCCAGCAGGACAAGATGAGCGAGCTGTTCACCGCACTGAGCCGCGACCGGATGGCCCAGTACCTCGAGAAGTACCCCGACGACGTCCTGCCGGACCCCGAGGACGTCAACTGA
- the dtd gene encoding D-aminoacyl-tRNA deacylase, producing MRAVVQRVSRAEVRVDEQVVGRLDGAGLVVLLGVTHEDTATDAERLAAKIVRLRIMAGEQSVDETGGGVLAISQFTLYADTRKGRRPSWGAAAPGPVAEPLYETFCDAVERAGVPVARGIFGADMAVELVNDGPVTIVLDS from the coding sequence ATGCGTGCGGTGGTGCAGCGGGTCAGCCGGGCCGAGGTCCGGGTCGACGAGCAGGTCGTCGGTCGCCTCGACGGTGCGGGACTGGTGGTGCTGCTGGGGGTCACGCACGAGGACACGGCCACCGACGCCGAGCGTCTCGCCGCCAAGATCGTGCGGCTGCGGATCATGGCCGGCGAGCAGTCCGTCGACGAGACGGGCGGCGGCGTGCTGGCGATCAGCCAGTTCACGCTCTACGCCGACACCCGCAAGGGCCGCCGTCCTTCGTGGGGCGCAGCCGCACCGGGACCCGTGGCCGAGCCGCTCTACGAGACGTTCTGCGACGCGGTCGAGCGCGCGGGGGTGCCCGTGGCGCGCGGGATCTTCGGCGCCGACATGGCGGTCGAGCTGGTCAACGACGGACCCGTGACGATCGTGCTGGATTCCTGA
- a CDS encoding FABP family protein: MAFEIPSDLHPDLMPVAWLLGTWHGNGRGEYPTIEAFGFEQDVAFAHDGRPFLHYFSRTWITDDAGERVRPGALETGFLRPSGEGKLELVLAHPTGYAEIWYGEVEGARVTLATDVVARTVTAKEYTAGQRMYGLVEGALMYAYDMAAEGQPMQSHLWGKLERA; encoded by the coding sequence ATGGCCTTCGAGATCCCGAGTGACCTGCACCCCGACCTCATGCCGGTCGCGTGGCTGCTGGGGACCTGGCACGGCAACGGCCGCGGCGAGTACCCCACGATCGAGGCGTTCGGCTTCGAGCAGGACGTGGCGTTCGCGCACGACGGACGGCCGTTCCTGCACTACTTCAGCCGCACGTGGATCACCGACGATGCCGGCGAGCGCGTCCGCCCCGGCGCGCTCGAGACCGGCTTCCTGCGCCCGTCCGGCGAGGGCAAGCTCGAGCTCGTGCTCGCGCACCCCACCGGCTACGCCGAGATCTGGTACGGCGAGGTCGAGGGCGCCCGCGTCACGCTGGCCACCGACGTCGTGGCCCGCACCGTCACCGCCAAGGAGTACACCGCGGGACAGCGGATGTACGGACTCGTCGAGGGAGCGCTGATGTACGCCTACGACATGGCCGCCGAGGGCCAGCCGATGCAGTCCCACCTGTGGGGGAAGCTCGAGCGTGCCTAG
- the ygfZ gene encoding CAF17-like 4Fe-4S cluster assembly/insertion protein YgfZ — MPSPLLDRPGAVEAEGLDAGVAAHYGSTFAAEQRTLLSGDGFVDLSHRDVLRITGPDRLTWLHSLTTQFLEGLEAGRWTDVLLLSPQGRIEHDFTGVDDGETFWAHTEPGAGEALVQFLDRMRFMSRVEVVAVDDRFVIGRWADGLVTELVPDLSAVPGTPVGVLAWEALRIAAGRPRFGSDTDDRTIPNEVGLLGSAVHLDKGCYRGQETVARVHNLGRPPRRLTLLHLDGSVDHLPAHGTDVVHDGKVVGQVGSAARHHELGPIALALIKRNTPVDVTLLADGVAAAQESVVDPDAGLHVRAGLNL; from the coding sequence GTGCCTAGCCCGCTGCTGGACCGGCCGGGCGCGGTCGAGGCCGAGGGCCTCGACGCGGGCGTCGCGGCGCACTACGGGTCCACCTTCGCCGCCGAGCAGCGCACGCTGCTGTCGGGCGACGGCTTCGTCGACCTCTCCCACCGCGACGTCCTGCGGATCACCGGTCCCGACCGGCTGACGTGGCTGCACTCGCTCACCACGCAGTTCCTGGAGGGGCTCGAGGCGGGCCGCTGGACCGACGTCCTGCTGCTCTCGCCGCAGGGCCGCATCGAGCACGACTTCACCGGCGTCGACGACGGCGAGACCTTCTGGGCGCACACCGAGCCCGGCGCGGGCGAGGCGCTCGTGCAGTTCCTCGACCGCATGCGCTTCATGTCGCGGGTCGAGGTCGTCGCGGTGGACGACCGCTTCGTCATCGGGCGCTGGGCCGACGGACTGGTCACCGAGCTCGTCCCCGACCTGTCCGCCGTCCCCGGCACGCCCGTGGGCGTGCTGGCGTGGGAGGCGCTGCGGATCGCCGCCGGGCGTCCCCGGTTCGGCTCCGACACCGACGACCGCACGATCCCCAACGAGGTCGGCCTGCTCGGCTCGGCCGTGCACCTCGACAAGGGCTGCTACCGGGGCCAGGAGACGGTCGCCCGCGTCCACAACCTCGGCCGGCCGCCCCGCCGGCTCACCCTGCTGCACCTCGACGGCTCCGTCGACCACCTCCCGGCGCACGGCACCGACGTCGTCCACGACGGCAAGGTCGTGGGTCAGGTCGGGAGCGCGGCGCGCCACCACGAGCTCGGGCCCATCGCGCTCGCACTGATCAAGCGGAACACCCCGGTCGACGTCACCCTCCTCGCCGACGGCGTCGCCGCCGCCCAGGAGTCCGTCGTCGACCCCGACGCAGGCCTGCACGTGCGGGCCGGATTGAACCTGTGA